Proteins from a genomic interval of Nostoc sp. TCL240-02:
- a CDS encoding mechanosensitive ion channel: protein MNTTWQGITQVIEIGLPMRVQQFLAQSPSLQPTQPAVNQGITDVQGIVQQIILFTPRLLGAVAILLIGWLIAAIAAAVTQGILKRTNIDNRIAAGVTGRQDVPQVEKLISTLVFWSIILLTAVAVLQTLDLEVASRPLNNFLNQLIGFLPNLVGAGILLATAWSLATIVKIITVRSLQAFNLDERLNPEPEDSAPSLNQLSLSETIANALYWFIFLLFLAPVLDTLGLRQALQPVQALITEVLLILPNILAAILIAVVGWFIANVVRRIVTNLLATTGIDHLGSRLGLSASAGVQPLSSIIGTIVYVLILIPVTIAALNALRIDAISIPAIAMLQQVLNALPAIFTAVAILIVAYFVGRFVADLVTSILTNLGFNNIFTILGLTTPTRRIEISTEPTTAHIPSRTPSEIAGIVALVGIMLFATVAAVNILNIPALTALVSGIVIIFGRILAGLVIFAIGLFLANLAFNIITSSGERQAEILGQVARIAIIALVSAMALQQIGVASDIVNLAFGLLLGAIAVAIALAFGLGGRDIAREQVQEWLNSFKNRN from the coding sequence ATGAACACAACTTGGCAAGGAATAACCCAGGTGATAGAAATTGGTTTGCCCATGAGGGTGCAGCAATTTTTGGCACAATCCCCCAGCCTGCAACCGACGCAACCAGCAGTGAATCAAGGAATCACTGATGTACAAGGTATTGTTCAACAGATAATTCTGTTTACGCCCCGTCTCCTGGGGGCAGTAGCAATTTTGTTAATAGGTTGGCTAATTGCAGCGATCGCAGCAGCAGTAACGCAAGGAATCCTCAAGCGCACAAACATAGATAACCGCATTGCCGCAGGAGTAACAGGTCGTCAAGATGTTCCCCAGGTGGAGAAATTAATCTCCACCTTAGTCTTTTGGAGCATTATTCTATTAACGGCGGTAGCTGTTTTACAGACGTTGGATCTGGAGGTAGCCTCTCGACCCCTCAATAATTTTCTCAATCAACTTATTGGCTTTTTGCCAAATTTGGTTGGTGCGGGAATCCTTTTGGCGACCGCCTGGTCTTTGGCGACCATTGTGAAGATTATCACTGTGCGATCATTACAGGCATTTAATCTGGATGAGCGTTTAAATCCAGAACCAGAAGACAGCGCACCCAGCCTCAATCAGTTGTCTCTGAGTGAGACGATTGCTAATGCTCTGTATTGGTTTATATTTTTACTGTTTCTTGCCCCAGTTTTAGACACTCTCGGACTAAGGCAGGCTCTACAACCAGTACAAGCTCTTATTACAGAAGTTCTGCTAATTCTGCCGAACATTTTAGCGGCGATCTTAATTGCTGTAGTTGGCTGGTTCATCGCTAATGTAGTACGGCGGATTGTAACGAACTTATTGGCGACAACTGGGATCGACCATTTAGGTAGCCGGTTGGGATTATCTGCGAGCGCGGGGGTACAACCTTTATCAAGTATTATCGGTACAATTGTCTATGTTTTGATTTTGATTCCTGTAACGATCGCAGCGCTTAATGCCTTGCGAATTGATGCGATATCTATCCCGGCGATCGCTATGCTACAACAGGTTCTCAACGCTCTCCCTGCCATCTTTACAGCCGTGGCAATTTTAATTGTTGCCTATTTTGTGGGGCGGTTTGTGGCGGATTTAGTTACAAGTATCCTCACCAATTTAGGCTTTAACAACATTTTCACTATTTTGGGTCTGACAACACCTACTAGACGCATCGAAATTTCAACTGAACCAACAACTGCCCATATCCCAAGCCGCACTCCATCGGAAATTGCGGGTATTGTTGCCTTAGTGGGTATCATGTTGTTTGCAACGGTGGCGGCGGTGAATATCTTGAATATTCCAGCCCTGACAGCATTAGTGTCTGGTATTGTGATTATATTTGGGCGAATTTTGGCGGGATTGGTAATATTTGCCATTGGCTTATTCCTGGCAAATCTAGCTTTTAACATCATTACCAGTTCCGGCGAACGTCAGGCAGAGATTTTGGGACAAGTAGCGCGGATTGCCATTATTGCTTTAGTCTCTGCAATGGCACTGCAACAGATTGGAGTTGCCAGTGATATTGTGAATTTAGCCTTTGGACTTTTACTCGGTGCGATCGCAGTTGCTATTGCCCTAGCCTTTGGTCTTGGAGGGCGTGATATTGCCCGCGAACAAGTTCAAGAATGGCTAAACTCTTTCAAAAATAGAAACTAA
- a CDS encoding DUF4351 domain-containing protein yields the protein MAEYDNLCKILAEKYPRDFTRWLLNQEPRTIEILKTELSIEPIRADSVTFLQTENRILHLEFQTTIKSPKPISLRMLDYYVRLTRKYQVPVTQVVIFLQETSNEIAFTEEYVNEVTTHRYRVIRMWEQDSALFLNNLALLPLAPLTRTDSAQVLLSQVAKEIAKITDVETRQNTAAYTEILAGLKFEKDFIHQLLREDIMQESVIYQDILQKGEERGEQKEAFRFLKRQLNRRFGEIDSSIFERIQVLSTEQLEQLGEEFLDFSNVSDLVAWLEQNTSI from the coding sequence ATGGCAGAATATGACAATCTTTGTAAAATACTTGCAGAAAAATATCCCCGTGATTTTACCCGTTGGTTATTAAATCAAGAACCACGAACAATTGAAATCTTAAAAACTGAATTGAGCATCGAACCTATACGTGCTGATTCAGTAACATTTCTGCAAACAGAAAATCGAATTTTACACCTAGAATTCCAAACCACAATCAAATCCCCAAAACCAATTTCTCTGCGGATGCTAGATTATTATGTCCGATTGACAAGGAAATATCAAGTTCCTGTTACGCAGGTAGTGATTTTCTTGCAAGAGACAAGTAATGAAATCGCTTTTACCGAAGAATATGTTAACGAAGTCACAACCCACCGTTATCGAGTTATCCGAATGTGGGAACAAGATTCAGCACTATTTCTTAACAATCTGGCGTTATTACCTTTAGCACCGTTAACGCGAACAGATTCAGCCCAAGTACTACTATCGCAGGTTGCCAAAGAAATTGCTAAAATTACAGATGTTGAGACAAGACAAAATACTGCTGCTTACACGGAGATTTTAGCAGGGTTGAAGTTTGAGAAAGATTTTATTCATCAATTATTGCGGGAAGATATTATGCAAGAATCAGTGATTTATCAGGATATTTTGCAGAAGGGAGAAGAAAGAGGAGAACAAAAAGAAGCATTTCGATTTTTAAAGCGTCAGTTAAATCGGCGATTTGGAGAAATCGATTCATCAATATTTGAGAGAATTCAAGTCTTATCTACTGAACAATTGGAACAATTAGGAGAAGAATTTTTAGACTTTTCAAACGTATCTGATTTAGTTGCTTGGCTTGAGCAAAATACAAGCATTTAA
- a CDS encoding GTP-binding protein — protein sequence MTSTLPVPEPHQSDSVNTEANSPSWEEELDNAIFSFEDIQTELNYKQAQTALRNLVANLDLTPQEKTGLETEIADLETMLGKLDRMVVQIATFGMVGRGKSSLLNSLVGQTVFETGPLHGVTRTAQTVNWSISEEAIGETERALRVTLPSVGQSQVELIDTPGLDEVDGATRAALAEQIAKQADLILFVISGDMTKLEYAALSQLREAGKPIILVFNKVDQYPEADRMAIYHKIRDERVRELVTPLEIVMAAASPLVKTAIRRPDGTRGIQLRTGNAQVEELKLKILEILHREGKALVALNTMLYADVVNEQLIERKLMIREQNANQLIWKAVMTKALAIALNPVTVVDILSSVVIDIALILGLSKLYGFSMTEAGAVQLLQKIALSMGGIGASELLANLGLSGLKTLLGISATATAGIALGPYISVALTQGGVAGVSSYGIGQVTKVYLANGATWGPDGPKAVINRILTNLDETSILNRIKDELLHKVKLRK from the coding sequence ATGACTTCGACATTACCCGTGCCTGAACCTCATCAAAGCGATTCTGTTAACACTGAAGCAAATTCTCCTAGTTGGGAGGAAGAACTGGATAATGCCATTTTCAGTTTTGAAGACATTCAGACGGAACTGAACTATAAACAAGCACAAACGGCGCTGCGAAACTTGGTAGCCAATCTCGACCTCACCCCACAAGAAAAAACCGGATTGGAAACGGAAATTGCTGATTTGGAAACCATGCTGGGGAAGTTAGACCGGATGGTGGTGCAGATTGCGACTTTTGGCATGGTAGGGCGTGGTAAGTCTTCGCTACTCAATTCTTTGGTGGGACAAACAGTATTTGAAACAGGGCCCCTGCACGGTGTCACCCGGACTGCACAAACAGTTAATTGGAGTATTAGCGAGGAAGCAATTGGAGAAACTGAACGGGCTTTGCGGGTTACTCTCCCTAGTGTAGGTCAATCGCAGGTGGAATTAATTGATACTCCTGGGTTAGACGAAGTTGATGGTGCAACCCGTGCCGCATTAGCTGAACAGATTGCTAAACAAGCGGATTTGATTTTGTTTGTGATTTCTGGCGACATGACAAAGCTAGAATACGCTGCCCTTTCTCAGTTGCGGGAAGCAGGTAAACCGATAATTTTAGTGTTTAACAAAGTAGACCAGTATCCAGAAGCAGACCGGATGGCTATTTATCACAAAATTCGGGATGAAAGGGTGCGGGAATTAGTCACGCCTCTAGAAATTGTCATGGCTGCGGCATCGCCATTGGTAAAGACGGCAATTCGTCGCCCTGATGGTACTAGGGGCATACAGCTGCGTACAGGGAATGCCCAAGTCGAAGAACTAAAGTTGAAAATCTTGGAGATTCTGCATCGTGAGGGTAAAGCCTTGGTTGCTCTTAATACCATGCTTTATGCCGATGTTGTAAATGAGCAGTTAATCGAACGAAAACTGATGATTCGGGAACAGAATGCTAATCAGTTGATTTGGAAGGCTGTGATGACTAAGGCATTAGCGATCGCACTTAATCCTGTAACTGTGGTAGATATTCTGAGTAGTGTGGTCATTGATATTGCTCTGATTTTGGGTTTATCTAAGCTTTATGGCTTCTCTATGACCGAAGCTGGTGCTGTACAACTGCTACAAAAAATCGCCCTGAGTATGGGCGGAATTGGTGCTAGTGAATTGTTAGCAAACTTGGGTTTGAGTGGATTGAAAACTTTACTTGGTATCTCTGCAACAGCTACAGCAGGTATTGCCCTTGGCCCTTATATATCAGTGGCACTTACGCAAGGGGGAGTAGCTGGTGTTTCTTCTTACGGTATTGGACAAGTTACCAAAGTTTATTTAGCCAACGGCGCAACTTGGGGGCCTGATGGGCCGAAAGCAGTAATTAATCGCATTTTGACAAACCTGGATGAAACTTCAATTCTCAATCGGATTAAAGATGAATTACTCCATAAGGTAAAACTCAGAAAATGA
- the tpiA gene encoding triose-phosphate isomerase, whose translation MRKIVIAGNWKMYKTQAEAQEFLQGFLPHLEETPEGREVILCPPFTDLSGLSKSLHGSLIQLGAQNIHWEEFGAYTGEISGPMLTESGVRFVIVGHSERRQYFGETDATVNLRLRTAQRFGLTPILCVGETKQQRDAGETESLIALQLDKGLVDIDQHNLVIAYEPIWAIGTGDTCEAVEANRIIGLIRSQLSNPNVSIQYGGSVKPNNIDEIMAQPEIDGVLVGGASLEPESFARIVNFHLV comes from the coding sequence GTGCGGAAAATCGTTATTGCCGGCAACTGGAAAATGTACAAAACCCAGGCAGAGGCCCAGGAGTTTTTACAAGGATTTCTGCCCCACTTAGAGGAAACCCCCGAAGGGCGAGAAGTAATATTGTGTCCTCCGTTCACTGATTTAAGTGGTTTGTCCAAGAGTTTGCACGGTAGCCTCATCCAACTAGGGGCACAAAATATCCATTGGGAAGAATTTGGAGCCTATACGGGTGAGATTTCTGGCCCAATGCTGACAGAAAGTGGTGTGCGCTTTGTGATTGTCGGTCATAGTGAACGACGGCAATACTTTGGTGAAACGGACGCAACTGTTAATCTGCGCCTCCGAACTGCTCAAAGGTTTGGTTTGACCCCTATTCTCTGTGTTGGTGAAACTAAACAACAACGAGATGCAGGAGAAACTGAATCGCTGATTGCTCTCCAACTCGATAAAGGTTTGGTAGATATCGATCAGCATAATTTGGTGATTGCTTATGAACCGATTTGGGCGATTGGTACTGGTGACACTTGTGAAGCAGTGGAAGCTAATCGAATAATTGGCTTAATTCGGAGCCAGTTGAGTAATCCAAACGTATCAATTCAATATGGTGGCTCAGTTAAGCCAAATAATATTGATGAAATCATGGCTCAACCAGAAATCGATGGCGTTTTAGTGGGAGGAGCAAGTTTAGAACCTGAAAGTTTCGCTCGGATTGTGAATTTTCACTTAGTGTAA
- the folP gene encoding dihydropteroate synthase, which yields MPSNLIIRERCFEWGQRTYLMGILNVTPDSFSDGGEFNTTSAALIQAQALVAAGADIIDVGGQSTRPGAKQITLAEELDRVLAVLQVLRPEISVPISVDTTRAAVARASVEAGADIINDISGGTFDSEMLPTVAELSVPIILMHIRGTPQTMQQQTDYQDLLGEISSFLARQIEIATNAGIDLDKIIIDPGVGFAKNYEQNLEIFHGLRSLTTLNCPILVGASRKSFIGRILNQPDPKARVWGTAAACCAAIFNGADILRIHDVQEMHDVSLVADALLRQPIQHDC from the coding sequence ATGCCAAGCAATTTGATAATTCGAGAACGCTGTTTCGAGTGGGGACAGCGGACTTATTTGATGGGTATTTTGAATGTAACGCCTGATAGCTTTAGTGATGGGGGTGAGTTTAACACTACCTCTGCGGCTTTAATACAGGCGCAAGCACTGGTAGCGGCTGGTGCTGACATTATCGATGTGGGCGGTCAATCAACTAGGCCAGGGGCAAAGCAAATAACTCTGGCAGAGGAACTTGACCGGGTGTTAGCGGTGTTACAGGTGCTAAGACCAGAAATTTCAGTCCCGATTTCTGTAGATACAACCCGTGCGGCTGTAGCCAGGGCATCTGTAGAAGCTGGAGCGGATATTATTAATGATATTTCTGGCGGCACTTTTGACTCAGAAATGTTGCCGACAGTTGCAGAGTTAAGTGTGCCGATTATTTTAATGCACATCCGGGGAACACCACAGACGATGCAACAACAGACTGATTATCAAGATTTGCTCGGTGAAATTTCTAGTTTTTTGGCTCGGCAAATTGAGATAGCAACTAATGCGGGCATCGATCTGGATAAGATTATTATTGATCCTGGTGTTGGTTTTGCTAAGAACTATGAGCAAAATTTAGAAATTTTTCACGGCTTGCGATCGCTAACAACACTCAATTGTCCTATCTTGGTAGGAGCATCCCGTAAAAGTTTCATTGGTCGCATTTTAAATCAACCAGATCCCAAAGCACGAGTTTGGGGAACGGCAGCAGCTTGTTGTGCTGCTATTTTTAATGGCGCTGATATCCTCCGAATTCACGATGTTCAAGAAATGCACGATGTTTCACTAGTCGCCGATGCCCTATTGAGACAACCCATACAGCATGATTGCTAA
- a CDS encoding SPFH domain-containing protein, which yields MEPIIAIVLALIGYALGSAKLINQGNEALVERLGRYHRKLKPGLNFIVPLVDQIVMEDTTREQYTDIKPQNVITQDNIYVEVDAIVYWRIRDIERSFYAIEDLQGALTQITTTTLREIIAQNTLEQTNVSRAEMDSAILDQLNNVTADWGVEILRLDIQRITLPESVRKSREEEQAAVIKKRALITEAEGEKEAAIKKAEGTMASVQIISQALRSNPDSRDILRYLVAQDYVDASQKLGESSNAKIVFVDPANSSEMFQELIAESVTQEGNGKKTEER from the coding sequence ATGGAGCCAATTATTGCTATAGTTTTAGCCCTTATAGGTTATGCATTAGGTTCTGCAAAACTGATTAATCAAGGAAATGAAGCGCTAGTCGAACGTTTGGGGCGGTATCATCGGAAACTTAAACCGGGGCTGAACTTTATTGTTCCCTTGGTAGATCAGATTGTGATGGAAGATACTACACGAGAGCAGTATACAGACATCAAACCTCAGAATGTGATCACCCAAGATAATATTTACGTAGAAGTGGATGCTATTGTATACTGGCGCATTCGAGATATTGAGAGAAGCTTTTACGCGATAGAGGATCTGCAAGGGGCATTAACACAGATAACTACAACTACGCTCCGAGAGATCATTGCCCAAAATACCCTAGAGCAGACCAACGTCTCTAGAGCAGAAATGGACTCAGCTATCTTAGATCAGTTGAATAATGTAACGGCAGATTGGGGAGTTGAGATTCTCCGGTTAGATATTCAGAGAATTACCTTACCTGAAAGTGTGCGAAAGTCTAGAGAAGAGGAGCAAGCCGCCGTCATCAAAAAACGGGCGCTAATTACCGAAGCCGAAGGGGAAAAGGAAGCTGCTATTAAGAAAGCAGAAGGAACTATGGCTTCAGTGCAAATCATTTCTCAAGCTCTCCGTTCCAATCCAGATAGTAGGGACATTTTGCGGTATCTCGTGGCTCAAGATTACGTAGATGCTAGCCAAAAACTTGGTGAGAGCAGTAATGCCAAAATTGTCTTTGTAGACCCAGCTAACTCAAGTGAAATGTTTCAAGAGTTGATAGCTGAGTCAGTAACACAAGAAGGTAACGGCAAAAAAACCGAAGAACGGTAA
- the rpsU gene encoding 30S ribosomal protein S21, with protein sequence MTQVILGENEAIDSALRRFKRQVSKAGILADVKYHRHFETPIEKRKRKAVSARRKRNFK encoded by the coding sequence ATGACCCAAGTGATTCTTGGAGAAAATGAAGCAATAGACTCAGCTTTGCGTCGGTTTAAACGTCAGGTTTCCAAAGCTGGGATATTAGCTGATGTGAAATATCATCGGCACTTTGAAACACCCATTGAAAAACGCAAACGTAAGGCAGTGTCAGCTAGACGCAAAAGAAATTTTAAATAA